A genome region from Natronobeatus ordinarius includes the following:
- the cas1b gene encoding type I-B CRISPR-associated endonuclease Cas1b, with protein MDRNYHVFSDGRIERTDDTVRVVTDDGEKKYVPIENAEALFLHGQIDFNTRLVSFLNKQGVAMHVFGWEDYYAGSIMPKRGQTSGRTVVSQVRAYDDTDHRRQLAAAIVSGSIHNMRTNAVYYDGRGRNLETEITDLEAATERVADDLPVDELMGIEATARKAYYRTFNEILPDEFRLSRREYNPPPNEINSLISFGNSLVYANCVSAIRATALDPTISYLHEPGERRYSLSLDLADLFKPVLADRVLFRLVNRGQLTRDDFETELGSCLLNERGRQTYSKAFEETLERTVDHPQLNRNVSYQYLLRLEAYKLKKHLLTGEPYEPFKRWW; from the coding sequence ATGGACAGAAACTACCACGTGTTTTCCGACGGTCGCATCGAACGCACCGACGACACCGTTCGGGTCGTCACCGACGACGGCGAGAAGAAGTACGTGCCGATCGAGAACGCCGAGGCGCTGTTCCTCCACGGCCAGATCGACTTCAATACGCGTCTGGTGTCGTTTCTGAACAAGCAGGGCGTCGCCATGCACGTCTTCGGTTGGGAGGACTACTACGCCGGTTCGATCATGCCCAAACGGGGCCAGACCTCGGGACGAACGGTCGTCTCACAGGTTCGAGCTTACGACGACACCGACCACAGACGCCAACTCGCCGCCGCCATCGTCTCCGGAAGCATCCACAACATGCGAACGAACGCCGTCTACTACGACGGCCGTGGCCGCAATCTCGAGACGGAAATCACTGACCTCGAGGCGGCTACCGAGCGCGTCGCCGACGACCTCCCCGTCGACGAACTGATGGGGATCGAGGCGACCGCACGAAAAGCCTACTACCGGACGTTCAACGAGATTCTCCCCGACGAGTTCCGGCTGTCGAGACGGGAGTACAACCCACCACCCAACGAGATCAACAGCCTGATCTCGTTTGGCAACTCGCTGGTCTACGCCAACTGCGTCTCCGCGATTCGGGCGACCGCACTCGACCCGACGATCAGCTACCTCCATGAGCCCGGCGAACGACGATACTCGCTGTCGCTCGACCTCGCCGACCTGTTCAAACCGGTGCTCGCTGATCGCGTCCTGTTTCGACTCGTCAACCGCGGCCAACTCACTCGAGACGACTTCGAAACCGAACTCGGCTCGTGTCTCCTGAACGAGCGCGGGCGACAGACGTACTCGAAAGCGTTCGAGGAAACGCTCGAACGTACCGTCGATCACCCACAGCTGAATCGAAACGTCAGCTACCAGTACTTGCTGCGACTCGAGGCGTACAAACTCAAAAAACATCTCCTGACGGGAGAGCCGTACGAGCCGTTCAAACGGTGGTGGTGA
- the cas7b gene encoding type I-B CRISPR-associated protein Cas7/Csh2 — MTDASDTVENRSEIVFLYDAVDANPNGNPLSGANRPRIDPQTQQAIVTDVRLKRYLRDQLDDDGHGVYIRNVNEQGTQYTRGDLLENRLKSVEPDDYDLDEEEEADRFREAVFGEFLENSVDVRYFGATMAVDAKETYAKHLPDHFTGPVQFSPGKSIHAVNENEEYNSLTSVIATQEGKEQGGFDLDDHRIQYALIRFHGLVDEHGAEDTKLTIGDVERLDTLCWRAIKNQTISRSKVGQEPRLYCRVEYAEESFHLGGLDRDLELDEERSEPEEELRTVRDLTLKVDGFVDRLANASGRIEHVRVVASDVLEVSYGDEVGGPEVLYDALEDVLGSEAVDVVDVYEEHTTTLPDAAE; from the coding sequence ATGACAGACGCATCCGACACTGTAGAGAACCGCTCCGAAATCGTCTTCCTGTACGACGCCGTCGACGCGAACCCGAACGGCAACCCCCTTAGCGGTGCGAACCGCCCGCGGATCGACCCCCAGACCCAGCAGGCAATCGTCACCGACGTCCGCCTGAAACGGTACCTCCGTGACCAGCTCGACGACGACGGCCACGGCGTCTACATCCGGAACGTCAACGAACAGGGAACACAGTACACCCGCGGAGACCTCCTCGAAAACCGGCTAAAATCCGTCGAACCGGACGACTACGATCTCGATGAGGAGGAGGAAGCCGACCGGTTCCGCGAGGCCGTCTTCGGGGAGTTCCTCGAGAACAGCGTCGACGTTCGCTACTTCGGCGCCACGATGGCAGTCGATGCGAAGGAAACGTACGCGAAACATCTACCCGACCACTTCACTGGTCCAGTTCAGTTCTCGCCGGGGAAGTCGATCCACGCCGTTAACGAGAATGAGGAGTACAACAGCTTAACGAGCGTTATCGCGACGCAGGAGGGGAAAGAACAGGGCGGGTTCGACCTCGATGACCATCGAATTCAGTACGCCCTCATCCGATTTCACGGCCTCGTGGACGAACACGGAGCCGAGGATACGAAACTCACCATAGGGGACGTCGAGCGACTCGACACACTCTGCTGGCGGGCGATCAAGAACCAGACGATATCCCGGAGCAAGGTCGGCCAGGAACCACGGCTGTACTGTCGCGTCGAGTACGCAGAGGAGAGTTTCCACCTCGGCGGGCTCGATCGAGACCTCGAACTTGACGAGGAACGCTCGGAACCCGAAGAGGAACTCCGGACGGTCCGGGACCTGACCCTCAAGGTCGACGGCTTCGTCGACCGGCTGGCGAACGCGAGCGGACGGATCGAGCACGTGCGTGTGGTTGCGAGTGATGTCCTCGAGGTGTCCTACGGCGACGAGGTCGGCGGTCCCGAGGTGTTGTACGACGCACTCGAGGACGTACTCGGTTCCGAGGCCGTCGACGTCGTCGACGTCTACGAGGAACACACTACGACGCTGCCGGACGCCGCCGAGTGA
- a CDS encoding CRISPR-associated endonuclease Cas3'', which produces MTIRYSHPPEDGHDGVLLRDHLEDVAERVRYVVPADARTPAGESIRDVVETLAYVHDFGKATTYFQQYLGELQGTPSDTRRRYHSPVGAFAAYYALDAQGYHTETCLAGFVAVGKHHGTLPDVAEYVFERSHRRDGVSGGNQNAAERQQAAIGHQLQDVDKNAPELAREIFEKATDGNGSWDEFHDGFGGLLGEIESTVTASGTGVGVDRESLPESCYALVLECWGSLVLADKTSAASASKGSELSENTYGAEPPSLERLDEYIGDLEADACADPEGTRSERLNHYRSRAQSIVLENAESFADDGGGVATITLPTGMGKTLAGLSAALTIRDRIGGERIVYALPFTSIIDQVVDEAQDIYETNTAGRLLTAHHHLAETTIQDVDEGDVDDADLNDDVAGMLAESWRAGMTVTTFVQLFESLAGPANKQSMKVPALRNSVVVLDEPQSLPLDWWKLVPRLVTMLTERYGATVIAMTATQPHLFEDAVELVDDRTAYFEATERVRYRLDPSTERYIDEQDGPKSYDDAATELLKGLDSGDATLAVCNTIDSARKLTELVAQRSPGLVDIGEVYADELEAVGDPEAVDPTAVAKRAEAAGDRSLLHLSTRLRPVDRLTLIETAKELTGRGHPLLTISTQLVEAGVDISFDRVYRDLAPIDSIVQAAGRCNRSFERDRGEVTVWWLDTPEAQDKTPAEAVYNRGVSLLPVAARTLESVRGDGKFLEETAVAKDAVEKYYEALHREKNVGKETYASYVDEARGDELKNLSLIDQRNAIDVVVCRTDEERAAVDAIEEAMDRYEFDEVNRRMDDLRTRQVSVPFYSADSKEARELGDLPPVHPEADVRFVDPSRPEFADFFDPTTGFVVPDNTVERRFL; this is translated from the coding sequence ATGACGATTCGGTACTCCCATCCACCCGAGGATGGCCACGACGGCGTCCTCCTCCGTGACCATCTCGAGGACGTGGCCGAACGCGTCCGATACGTGGTGCCGGCGGACGCCCGGACGCCAGCGGGAGAGTCCATTAGAGACGTCGTCGAGACGCTCGCGTACGTCCACGACTTCGGGAAGGCAACGACATACTTCCAGCAATACCTCGGGGAACTGCAGGGAACACCGTCGGACACCCGGCGTCGGTACCACTCCCCGGTCGGAGCGTTCGCCGCTTACTATGCACTGGACGCGCAGGGGTACCACACCGAGACCTGCCTCGCGGGTTTCGTCGCCGTCGGGAAACATCACGGAACTCTGCCGGACGTTGCAGAGTACGTCTTCGAACGGTCGCACCGACGTGACGGGGTTTCAGGTGGAAACCAGAACGCTGCCGAACGACAACAGGCAGCGATCGGTCATCAACTACAGGACGTCGATAAAAACGCCCCCGAACTCGCACGGGAAATATTCGAGAAGGCGACCGATGGCAACGGCTCATGGGACGAATTCCACGACGGGTTCGGCGGGTTGCTCGGCGAGATTGAGTCGACCGTTACAGCCTCTGGCACCGGCGTTGGCGTCGACCGGGAGTCGCTGCCGGAGTCGTGTTACGCCCTCGTCCTTGAGTGCTGGGGCTCGCTCGTGCTCGCAGACAAGACGAGCGCTGCCTCGGCCTCGAAGGGGTCGGAACTCTCCGAGAACACCTATGGCGCCGAGCCACCGAGCCTCGAGCGACTGGACGAGTACATCGGCGACCTCGAGGCCGACGCGTGCGCTGATCCAGAGGGAACACGGAGCGAACGGCTGAACCACTACCGTTCGCGGGCACAGTCGATCGTCCTCGAGAACGCGGAGTCGTTCGCCGACGACGGCGGCGGCGTCGCAACGATCACGTTGCCAACGGGGATGGGCAAGACGCTCGCAGGGCTATCGGCGGCACTCACGATCCGGGACCGGATCGGTGGGGAACGGATCGTCTACGCGCTCCCGTTTACCAGTATCATCGATCAGGTGGTCGACGAAGCACAGGACATCTACGAGACTAATACTGCGGGTCGTCTGCTCACTGCTCACCATCATCTCGCGGAGACGACGATCCAAGACGTAGACGAGGGTGACGTCGACGACGCGGACTTGAACGACGACGTCGCCGGAATGCTCGCCGAGAGCTGGCGGGCAGGGATGACTGTAACGACGTTCGTCCAGCTGTTCGAAAGTTTGGCAGGTCCGGCGAACAAGCAATCGATGAAGGTTCCCGCGCTCCGAAACAGCGTTGTCGTCCTCGACGAGCCACAGAGCCTTCCGCTCGACTGGTGGAAACTCGTTCCCCGTCTCGTGACGATGCTAACGGAACGCTACGGGGCAACGGTCATCGCGATGACCGCGACACAACCACACCTGTTCGAGGACGCGGTCGAACTCGTCGACGACCGGACTGCGTACTTCGAGGCGACTGAACGCGTCCGCTACCGCCTCGACCCATCGACGGAACGATACATCGACGAACAAGACGGCCCGAAATCCTACGACGACGCGGCCACGGAACTGCTCAAGGGGCTTGACAGTGGCGACGCCACACTCGCGGTCTGTAACACGATCGACAGCGCGAGAAAGCTGACCGAACTCGTGGCGCAACGGTCTCCAGGGCTGGTAGACATCGGAGAGGTCTACGCCGACGAACTCGAGGCCGTTGGCGATCCGGAGGCTGTCGACCCAACGGCAGTTGCCAAGCGAGCTGAAGCCGCCGGAGATCGGTCCCTGCTTCATCTCTCAACCCGGCTTCGTCCCGTCGATCGGCTCACCCTGATCGAGACAGCGAAGGAACTGACCGGACGCGGACACCCGCTGCTCACGATCTCGACCCAGCTCGTCGAAGCCGGCGTGGACATCAGTTTCGACCGCGTCTACCGCGATCTCGCGCCGATCGACAGTATCGTCCAGGCCGCCGGGAGGTGTAACCGGTCGTTCGAACGGGATCGGGGCGAGGTCACCGTCTGGTGGCTCGACACGCCCGAAGCACAGGATAAGACCCCTGCAGAAGCGGTGTACAATCGCGGCGTCTCTCTCTTGCCGGTCGCTGCGCGGACCCTCGAGTCCGTTCGTGGCGACGGGAAGTTCCTCGAGGAAACGGCGGTCGCAAAGGACGCTGTCGAAAAATACTACGAGGCCCTTCACCGGGAGAAAAACGTCGGAAAAGAGACGTACGCGAGCTACGTCGACGAAGCACGAGGCGACGAGCTCAAGAACCTCTCGCTGATTGACCAGCGCAACGCCATCGACGTCGTCGTCTGCCGAACGGACGAGGAACGGGCGGCTGTGGACGCTATCGAGGAGGCAATGGATCGCTACGAGTTCGACGAGGTCAACCGCCGAATGGATGACCTCCGGACAAGACAGGTGTCGGTTCCGTTCTACAGTGCCGATTCGAAGGAAGCGCGAGAACTCGGTGACCTCCCACCAGTTCATCCCGAAGCGGACGTTCGATTCGTCGATCCCTCGAGACCCGAGTTTGCGGATTTCTTCGATCCGACAACCGGCTTCGTCGTTCCAGACAACACTGTCGAACGGAGGTTCCTGTGA
- the cas2 gene encoding CRISPR-associated endonuclease Cas2: MYVIMVYDLQADRTHKALKIGRRYLTHVQNSVLEGEISEGDLQKLRGEIEDLLEPGESTIIYELSSDSLLNRSVYGEDPTEDRRFL, encoded by the coding sequence ATGTACGTCATCATGGTCTACGACCTCCAGGCCGACCGAACGCACAAAGCACTGAAGATCGGCCGACGATACCTGACCCACGTCCAGAACTCCGTTCTCGAAGGTGAAATTTCGGAAGGCGATCTTCAAAAACTACGGGGCGAGATCGAAGACCTACTCGAGCCCGGTGAGTCGACGATCATCTACGAACTCTCATCAGATTCTCTCCTCAACAGATCCGTCTACGGTGAGGATCCGACTGAAGATCGACGGTTCTTGTAA
- the cas5b gene encoding type I-B CRISPR-associated protein Cas5b: MGQESLEQWAENDEGDTDSGDTATPERCLSVTVRGPWGHFRRIEGNVVKQTYRIIPRTTVAGLFAAVLGIERDGYYDLFAAGESAVAIQPVSEIRTINMPMNTLSTADGNLQSLNGRGKLSVKLPDPTTLRQQHNYEVLVDPAYRIDIWLADNDRYRELRDMLEAGKSHYVPSLGLSEHLAEIEYHGEFDVEPGPRGDSVDVDSAVPDAVEDIVLEPGTRCQVEESPAFMTADAGGRTTAGFTAYTYNPDAGCLKVKDVEPSRVDGRTVVFV, encoded by the coding sequence ATGGGACAGGAATCGCTCGAGCAGTGGGCGGAAAACGACGAGGGTGACACAGACAGTGGTGACACTGCGACACCCGAACGCTGTCTCTCCGTTACCGTTCGTGGCCCATGGGGTCACTTCAGGCGGATCGAGGGGAACGTCGTCAAGCAGACCTACCGGATCATCCCACGGACTACTGTCGCAGGACTGTTCGCAGCCGTTCTCGGCATCGAACGCGATGGCTACTACGACCTATTCGCAGCCGGCGAGTCCGCGGTGGCGATCCAGCCCGTCAGCGAGATCCGGACGATCAACATGCCGATGAACACGCTCTCGACGGCCGACGGGAACCTCCAGTCGCTGAACGGTCGCGGAAAGCTTAGTGTGAAGCTCCCCGACCCAACGACGCTTCGTCAACAGCACAACTACGAGGTTCTCGTCGACCCTGCCTATCGGATCGATATCTGGCTCGCTGATAACGACCGCTACCGGGAACTCCGGGACATGCTCGAGGCCGGAAAGAGCCACTACGTCCCCAGTCTCGGCCTCTCGGAACACCTTGCTGAGATCGAGTATCACGGCGAGTTTGATGTCGAACCCGGACCGAGGGGTGACTCTGTGGATGTGGATTCAGCGGTCCCCGACGCCGTCGAGGATATCGTCTTGGAGCCCGGAACGCGCTGTCAGGTCGAGGAGTCGCCCGCGTTCATGACCGCCGACGCCGGAGGCCGGACGACTGCCGGCTTTACGGCCTACACGTATAATCCCGACGCCGGTTGTCTCAAGGTCAAAGATGTCGAGCCGTCACGCGTCGACGGTCGAACCGTGGTATTCGTCTGA
- the cas4 gene encoding CRISPR-associated protein Cas4 produces the protein MTDVDPVIRLLETARGNPVDEPFRVTGVMMQYYHVCERELWFESRNLEIDRENPTVVRGTRVDDTAYGEKRRNLHMGMISLDLLEDGRVVEVKPSSRLTEPARMQLSYYLWYLERVAGIEKDGVLAHPRERKREPVELTDERRATVEAAVRGIHETVTRETPPPAEEKPFCDSCAYHDFCWC, from the coding sequence GTGACCGACGTCGACCCCGTCATCCGCCTTCTCGAGACCGCCCGCGGAAACCCGGTCGACGAGCCGTTTCGCGTCACTGGCGTGATGATGCAGTACTACCACGTCTGTGAGCGCGAGCTCTGGTTCGAGTCGCGAAACCTCGAGATCGACCGCGAAAACCCCACCGTCGTCCGTGGCACACGCGTCGACGACACCGCGTACGGCGAAAAGCGGCGCAACCTTCACATGGGGATGATCTCGCTCGATCTACTCGAGGACGGCCGCGTCGTCGAGGTCAAACCGTCCTCGAGACTCACCGAACCGGCGCGGATGCAGCTGTCGTACTACCTCTGGTATCTCGAGCGCGTCGCAGGCATCGAAAAAGACGGCGTGCTCGCCCATCCTCGCGAACGCAAGCGAGAACCAGTCGAACTCACCGACGAACGGAGGGCGACCGTCGAGGCCGCGGTTCGGGGGATTCACGAGACCGTGACCCGGGAGACGCCGCCGCCCGCAGAGGAGAAGCCGTTCTGTGACTCCTGTGCGTACCACGACTTTTGCTGGTGTTGA